Proteins encoded within one genomic window of Gloeobacter kilaueensis JS1:
- a CDS encoding bifunctional folylpolyglutamate synthase/dihydrofolate synthase — MEEDRPCLVPTVIDQPYLDSLQIFGIHLGLERIRALLDALGNPQNAFEVIHVAGTNGKGSVCAYLSAILQAAGLRTGRYTSPHLVRWNERIWLDGHWIEDGPLDACLSEVQAATALLADALGPPTQFEVMTAAALLHFARAKVQVAVVEVGLGGRLDATNVFDRPLVSVITGIGLDHCAQLGDTAAAIAAEKAGILRPGVPLVCAPVEPEAERVICERAAALAVPVTVAHPAQEAAPGEAVWEGFRYRLPLAGAVQLQNSATALAVCRVLTQRGLAIGEQALRQGLARTHWPGRYQWQQEQLLLDGAHNPQAAVHLRHYLDAIRPGEPVRWIVGILKSKDARSMLTALLRPGDRLLAVPVPDSDSYPPAELVAMARSLGIEAREASNTGEALTGPWEYLSVIAGSLYLIGAHLGAGAPQTSN; from the coding sequence TTGGAAGAAGACCGCCCCTGCCTGGTACCGACCGTGATCGACCAGCCCTACCTCGATAGTCTGCAGATTTTTGGCATTCACCTGGGTCTGGAGCGCATCCGGGCGCTGCTGGACGCGCTCGGCAATCCCCAGAATGCCTTTGAGGTGATCCACGTCGCGGGTACGAACGGCAAGGGGTCGGTCTGCGCCTACTTGAGCGCGATTTTGCAGGCGGCGGGTCTCCGCACAGGACGCTACACCTCGCCCCATTTGGTGCGCTGGAACGAGCGCATCTGGCTCGATGGCCACTGGATCGAAGATGGACCACTGGATGCCTGCCTGAGCGAAGTTCAAGCAGCCACCGCTCTGCTGGCGGACGCGCTCGGCCCGCCAACCCAGTTTGAAGTGATGACGGCGGCAGCCCTGCTGCACTTTGCGCGCGCGAAGGTCCAGGTGGCGGTTGTCGAGGTGGGGCTCGGAGGACGCCTCGATGCCACCAACGTCTTCGATCGACCGCTGGTGAGCGTCATCACTGGCATTGGCCTCGATCACTGTGCCCAACTGGGCGATACCGCCGCTGCCATTGCTGCCGAAAAAGCCGGAATCCTGCGGCCAGGGGTGCCGCTGGTCTGCGCACCGGTGGAACCGGAGGCCGAACGGGTGATCTGCGAACGCGCGGCAGCCCTCGCTGTGCCCGTCACCGTCGCCCATCCGGCGCAGGAGGCGGCACCGGGCGAGGCGGTGTGGGAGGGCTTTCGCTATCGGCTACCTCTTGCCGGGGCCGTGCAGCTCCAAAATAGCGCCACCGCCCTGGCCGTCTGCCGGGTTTTAACCCAGCGCGGCCTGGCGATCGGCGAGCAAGCCCTGCGGCAGGGTCTGGCCCGCACCCACTGGCCTGGCCGTTACCAGTGGCAGCAAGAGCAGCTGTTACTCGACGGTGCCCATAATCCCCAGGCAGCCGTTCACCTGCGCCACTACCTCGATGCCATCCGCCCCGGTGAACCGGTCCGCTGGATCGTCGGCATTCTAAAAAGCAAGGACGCCCGCTCGATGCTCACCGCCCTTCTGCGTCCCGGTGATCGTCTGCTCGCAGTGCCTGTTCCCGATAGCGACAGTTATCCGCCTGCAGAACTGGTCGCTATGGCCCGTTCGCTGGGCATCGAGGCCAGAGAAGCGAGCAATACCGGCGAAGCGCTCACAGGCCCGTGGGAATACCTGAGCGTGATCGCCGGATCGCTCTATCTGATCGGTGCCCACCTTGGGGCGGGCGCACCACAGACAAGTAATTAA
- a CDS encoding ABC transporter ATP-binding protein, producing MQPLIQLKNVSKVFISDAVETHALAGVDLEIQSGEYVAISGPSGCGKSSLLAILGLLDTATSGEYWLDGKPVAQLTALERSRLRNRQIGFIFQAFNLIGDLTVAENVVLPLTYRGLPACEREKRVEEALERVGLFHRRRHYPAQLSGGQQQRVAVARALAGRPAILLADEPTGNLDSGMGESVMGLLDELHAGGATICMVTHDPRYAERAGRTVQLLDGQIVEQLAGKPASF from the coding sequence ATGCAACCGTTGATTCAGCTAAAAAATGTCTCAAAGGTCTTCATCAGCGATGCGGTCGAGACCCACGCCCTTGCCGGGGTCGATCTAGAGATCCAATCGGGCGAGTACGTGGCGATTTCCGGTCCTTCCGGCTGCGGCAAATCATCGCTACTTGCCATCCTCGGCCTGCTCGATACGGCTACCAGTGGGGAATACTGGCTCGACGGCAAGCCAGTGGCACAGCTTACGGCCCTTGAGCGCTCGCGGCTGCGCAACCGCCAGATCGGCTTTATCTTCCAGGCATTCAATCTGATTGGCGATCTGACGGTTGCCGAAAATGTCGTTCTTCCCCTCACCTATCGGGGTCTACCGGCCTGCGAGCGCGAAAAGCGGGTCGAGGAGGCGCTTGAGCGCGTCGGTCTTTTTCATCGCCGCAGGCACTACCCGGCCCAACTCTCGGGCGGCCAGCAGCAGCGGGTGGCGGTGGCACGGGCGCTGGCGGGACGACCGGCGATTTTATTGGCGGACGAACCGACGGGCAACCTCGATTCGGGGATGGGCGAGTCGGTGATGGGCCTATTAGATGAGCTGCACGCAGGCGGTGCCACGATCTGTATGGTCACCCACGATCCGCGCTATGCAGAGCGAGCCGGCCGTACCGTCCAATTGCTCGATGGCCAGATAGTCGAGCAATTGGCGGGCAAGCCTGCAAGTTTTTGA
- a CDS encoding Hfq-related RNA-binding protein, whose product MSPLDLSLPSTRYLQTLIRDQVPVQLTTLTGENLNGRLRWQDGECLCLACGDGEILLWRSAVATVRPRIA is encoded by the coding sequence ATGTCTCCTCTCGATCTGAGCCTCCCCAGCACCCGCTACCTGCAAACCCTCATCCGCGATCAGGTGCCGGTGCAGCTTACGACCCTGACGGGCGAGAACTTGAATGGCCGCCTGCGCTGGCAGGACGGCGAATGCCTGTGCCTTGCCTGTGGCGATGGGGAGATCCTGCTCTGGCGCAGCGCCGTCGCTACCGTCCGGCCCCGGATCGCGTAA
- the lpdA gene encoding dihydrolipoyl dehydrogenase, translating to MGFDYDLLIVGCGVGGHGAALHAVAHKLKVAVVEAREMGGTCINRGCIPSKALLAASGRLRSLRESEHLGIYVGEVRFEREKIAAHAAGVVDKIRTDLTRSLQKLGATILPGRAQLLAPQQVEIKAPTGEVQTVTARDVLIATGSSPFVPPGIVTDGVTVYTSDEGVRLDRVPERVCIIGSGYIGLEFSDVYTALGARVTMIEALDRLMPGFDPDIARLATKVLIKARNIDTKVGVLAKKVTPGTPATVELASGEVLEFDAVLVATGRVPDTRNLGLEAVGVETHRGFIPVDDRMATSVPHLWAIGDATGKMMLAHAAAAQGVVAVENMLGHERRIDYRAIPAAVFTHPEIGFVGFTEPVAREQGYKVGVVRTYFGGNSKAIAQGETEGMAKLVYDSASGELLGCHIFGPEASLLVAEAAQAIAHRESVERLAHLVHTHPTLSEILDEGYKRAAALF from the coding sequence GTGGGATTTGACTATGATCTGTTGATTGTCGGCTGCGGCGTCGGTGGCCACGGAGCGGCCCTGCACGCGGTCGCCCACAAGTTAAAGGTGGCCGTTGTCGAGGCACGCGAGATGGGCGGCACCTGCATCAACCGTGGCTGCATCCCTTCTAAAGCCTTGCTCGCCGCCTCCGGTCGGTTGCGCTCACTGCGCGAGAGCGAACATCTGGGCATCTACGTGGGCGAGGTGCGCTTCGAGCGCGAGAAGATCGCTGCCCACGCCGCCGGGGTGGTCGATAAGATCCGCACCGACCTCACCCGCAGCCTGCAAAAGCTGGGAGCGACGATCCTCCCTGGCCGGGCCCAACTGCTCGCCCCCCAGCAAGTCGAAATCAAAGCGCCCACCGGCGAGGTGCAGACTGTCACCGCCCGCGACGTACTCATCGCCACCGGCTCCAGCCCCTTCGTACCGCCGGGGATCGTCACCGACGGCGTTACTGTCTATACAAGCGACGAGGGGGTGCGGCTGGATCGCGTTCCTGAGCGCGTCTGTATCATCGGTTCCGGCTACATCGGTCTCGAATTTTCGGACGTCTACACCGCCCTCGGGGCCAGAGTAACGATGATCGAAGCGCTCGATCGCCTGATGCCGGGCTTCGATCCAGATATCGCCCGGCTGGCGACAAAGGTGCTGATTAAAGCGCGCAACATCGATACAAAAGTGGGCGTGCTCGCCAAAAAGGTCACCCCCGGCACCCCGGCCACGGTGGAACTGGCCAGTGGCGAGGTGCTCGAGTTCGATGCGGTGCTGGTGGCCACCGGTCGCGTGCCCGATACCAGAAACCTGGGCCTCGAAGCTGTGGGCGTCGAGACCCACCGGGGCTTTATCCCGGTAGACGATCGGATGGCGACGAGCGTGCCGCACCTCTGGGCGATTGGCGATGCCACCGGCAAGATGATGCTCGCCCACGCCGCCGCTGCCCAGGGCGTCGTCGCCGTCGAAAATATGCTGGGCCACGAGCGGCGCATCGATTATCGGGCGATCCCGGCGGCGGTCTTTACCCACCCCGAAATCGGCTTCGTCGGCTTTACCGAGCCTGTCGCCAGAGAACAGGGCTACAAAGTTGGTGTCGTGCGCACCTACTTTGGCGGGAACTCTAAAGCTATCGCCCAGGGTGAGACCGAGGGCATGGCCAAACTCGTCTACGACAGCGCGAGCGGTGAACTGCTCGGTTGTCACATCTTCGGCCCGGAGGCATCACTTCTGGTGGCCGAAGCCGCCCAGGCAATCGCCCACCGCGAGAGCGTCGAGCGACTGGCCCACCTCGTTCACACCCACCCGACCCTCAGCGAAATCCTCGACGAGGGCTACAAGCGGGCAGCGGCGCTCTTCTAG
- the ppk1 gene encoding polyphosphate kinase 1 encodes MAETSLPESANIKLDLGDPSLVINRELSWLEFNARVLAEALDERNLLLERLKFLAIFSSNLDEFFMVRVSGLKQQLELGLPGRALDGLRPQAQLDAISHRIRPLIEAQMLGLREQILPRLAEEGIHLCRYEQVEALPRQQERLQRYFEEEVFPVLTPLAVDPGHPFPYISNLSLSLAVLVRNPTSGKELFARLKVPPLPRLVPLGVPNHFIAIEEVIGAHLDQLFPGMEVLSWHPFRLTRNSDLELAEEEAEDLLLTIEESLRRRRLGQAVRLEITPQMPAHVRTRLLEELELEEQDVYEIDGLLDLTCLWQLVSLDRPDLKERPFAPRVPPEFASHGDIFALIRHGDRLVHHPYDAFEATVERFIAAAADDPNVLTIKQTLYRTSGDSPIVHALIRAAENGKQVAVLVELKARFDEKNNINWARALERAGVHVVYGLVGLKTHMKGILVVRREKGKIRRYVHIGTGNYNSKTARLYTDFGLFSCRPELGADLTDLFNFLTGYSRQSHYRRLLVAPARMRDQFLSLIEREIELHSSDQPGRIIAKMNALVDPALIRALYRASQAGVKIDLVVRGICCLRPGYPEISENIRVISVIGRLLEHSRVFYFGNGGSPQVFIGSADWMPRNLDRRVEAIVPVEEPRLRDELIAFLELVLADNRQSWELQTNGAYTRRQPAAGEPEVSCQQTFIDRAMQP; translated from the coding sequence ATGGCGGAAACCTCTTTACCAGAAAGCGCGAATATCAAGCTCGATCTTGGTGATCCTTCGCTTGTCATCAATCGGGAGCTGAGCTGGCTGGAGTTTAATGCCCGCGTCCTGGCCGAGGCGCTCGACGAGCGCAACCTCCTGCTTGAGCGCTTGAAGTTTCTGGCGATCTTCAGCAGCAACCTCGATGAATTTTTTATGGTGCGCGTCTCCGGCCTCAAGCAGCAGCTGGAACTGGGCCTGCCGGGACGGGCACTGGACGGTTTAAGGCCCCAGGCCCAGCTCGATGCCATCTCCCACCGCATTCGGCCCCTCATCGAAGCCCAGATGCTCGGCCTGCGCGAGCAGATCCTGCCGCGTCTGGCCGAGGAGGGCATTCACCTTTGCCGCTACGAGCAGGTCGAGGCGCTTCCCCGCCAGCAGGAGCGGCTGCAGCGCTACTTCGAAGAAGAAGTCTTTCCGGTATTGACACCGCTGGCAGTCGATCCGGGCCATCCTTTTCCGTACATCTCCAACCTCAGCCTCTCGCTTGCCGTGCTCGTGCGCAACCCCACCAGCGGCAAGGAACTTTTTGCCCGCCTCAAGGTGCCGCCCCTGCCGAGGCTGGTGCCCCTGGGGGTGCCCAACCACTTCATCGCCATCGAGGAGGTGATCGGTGCCCACCTCGATCAGTTGTTCCCCGGCATGGAGGTGCTGAGTTGGCACCCGTTTCGCCTGACCCGCAACAGCGATCTGGAGCTGGCCGAGGAGGAGGCGGAAGATCTGCTGCTTACGATCGAAGAATCGCTCAGGCGGCGGCGACTCGGCCAGGCGGTGCGCCTTGAAATTACGCCCCAGATGCCCGCCCACGTGCGCACCCGTCTGCTCGAAGAACTCGAACTGGAGGAGCAGGACGTCTATGAGATCGACGGCCTCTTAGATCTCACCTGCCTCTGGCAACTGGTCAGCCTCGATCGGCCAGATTTGAAGGAGCGGCCCTTTGCTCCCCGCGTGCCGCCCGAATTTGCCTCCCATGGGGATATCTTTGCCCTGATTCGCCACGGCGACCGGCTGGTTCATCACCCCTACGACGCCTTCGAAGCCACCGTCGAGCGGTTCATCGCCGCTGCCGCCGACGATCCCAACGTACTGACCATCAAACAGACCCTGTACCGCACCTCCGGCGACTCGCCCATCGTCCACGCTTTGATCCGGGCGGCAGAAAACGGCAAGCAGGTGGCGGTGCTGGTCGAACTGAAGGCGCGCTTCGATGAAAAAAACAACATCAACTGGGCGCGGGCACTGGAGCGGGCGGGCGTCCACGTCGTCTACGGCCTGGTGGGACTTAAAACCCACATGAAGGGCATCCTGGTCGTTCGCCGCGAGAAAGGCAAGATCCGCCGCTACGTCCATATTGGTACAGGTAACTACAATTCTAAAACGGCCAGGCTCTACACCGACTTCGGTCTGTTTAGCTGCCGTCCGGAGCTGGGAGCGGATCTGACCGATTTGTTCAATTTTTTGACGGGCTACTCCCGCCAGAGCCACTACCGGCGCTTGCTGGTGGCTCCGGCCCGGATGCGCGATCAGTTCTTGAGCCTCATCGAGCGCGAAATCGAGTTGCATAGCAGCGATCAGCCCGGTCGGATCATTGCCAAGATGAACGCTCTGGTCGATCCGGCCCTCATCCGGGCGCTCTACCGCGCCTCCCAGGCGGGCGTCAAGATCGACCTCGTCGTGCGCGGCATCTGTTGCCTGCGGCCCGGCTATCCGGAGATCAGCGAAAATATCCGGGTCATCAGCGTCATTGGCCGGTTGCTTGAGCACTCGCGGGTCTTCTACTTCGGCAACGGCGGCAGTCCCCAGGTGTTTATCGGCTCAGCCGACTGGATGCCCCGCAACCTCGATCGCCGGGTGGAGGCGATAGTGCCCGTCGAGGAGCCCCGGCTGCGCGACGAACTGATTGCCTTTTTAGAACTGGTCCTGGCCGATAACCGCCAGAGCTGGGAGTTGCAGACCAACGGAGCCTACACCCGCCGCCAGCCTGCAGCCGGTGAGCCGGAGGTGAGCTGTCAGCAGACCTTCATCGACCGCGCAATGCAGCCTTGA
- a CDS encoding site-2 protease family protein, whose protein sequence is MQESVQRKGALRVGSLFGIPFFVDASWFLILALVTWSYGSSLAAQHPEWEALTPWITGFVSALFLFGSVVLHELGHSLTAMAQGIRVQSISLFLFGGVAQIERESRSPWGALAVALAGPLVSLALFGVFFGLGQVLPLDGPIAAVVSLLASVNLALAVFNLLPGLPLDGGNVLKAIVWGVTGNQYKGVRVAGLTGQVVGVLMILAGLLAFGNFSGLWFAVIGWFVFSNARRYSDYARVQERLSAFTAAQAAVYSEPVPAGTTLRTFADLYAVSSQQRSFLVTDFSGRLVGHVDRSVLLAHPVEQWPYIPVASVLQPIDASETVASSEPLDAVLVRLEQKRLSRLAVLQANGLLVGQVRIEDIRRLFDHPQRWRLAG, encoded by the coding sequence ATGCAAGAGTCTGTCCAGCGAAAAGGGGCTTTGCGGGTCGGCAGCCTGTTTGGCATTCCCTTCTTCGTGGATGCTTCCTGGTTTTTGATCCTGGCCCTTGTCACCTGGTCTTACGGGTCAAGCCTGGCCGCACAGCATCCCGAGTGGGAGGCGCTGACGCCCTGGATCACCGGCTTTGTCTCGGCCCTGTTCCTGTTCGGCTCGGTCGTGTTGCACGAGTTGGGCCATAGCCTGACGGCGATGGCCCAGGGCATTCGGGTGCAGTCGATCAGCCTGTTTTTGTTCGGCGGTGTAGCGCAGATCGAGCGCGAGTCCCGTTCGCCCTGGGGCGCGCTGGCCGTTGCCCTCGCCGGCCCCCTGGTAAGCCTTGCCCTGTTCGGCGTATTTTTTGGCCTGGGACAGGTGCTGCCGCTCGATGGCCCGATCGCGGCAGTGGTGAGCCTGCTTGCCTCAGTCAACCTGGCTCTGGCGGTCTTTAACCTGCTGCCGGGCCTGCCCCTCGACGGCGGCAACGTCCTCAAGGCGATCGTCTGGGGTGTGACCGGCAACCAGTACAAGGGCGTGCGCGTCGCCGGGCTCACAGGCCAGGTGGTCGGCGTGCTGATGATCCTGGCGGGTCTTCTTGCCTTCGGCAACTTCAGCGGCCTCTGGTTTGCGGTCATCGGCTGGTTCGTCTTCAGCAACGCCCGCCGCTACAGCGACTACGCCCGTGTCCAGGAACGATTGAGCGCCTTTACCGCAGCTCAGGCGGCGGTCTACTCCGAGCCTGTCCCGGCAGGCACAACCCTGCGCACCTTCGCGGACCTGTACGCTGTCTCAAGCCAGCAGCGCAGCTTCCTCGTCACCGACTTTAGCGGTCGCCTCGTAGGCCATGTCGATCGCAGCGTGCTGCTGGCGCACCCGGTCGAGCAGTGGCCCTATATCCCGGTGGCAAGCGTCCTGCAGCCCATCGACGCGAGCGAGACAGTCGCCAGTTCTGAGCCGCTCGATGCGGTGCTGGTGCGCCTTGAGCAAAAGCGCCTATCCCGCCTCGCCGTGCTCCAGGCCAACGGCCTGCTCGTCGGCCAGGTGCGCATCGAGGACATCCGGCGGCTCTTCGATCACCCCCAGCGCTGGCGGCTGGCCGGTTAA
- a CDS encoding SRPBCC family protein, with product MIERSIEVEVAAPLAAVYAIWADLENLPRWMRFVKSVRILPGTEDLSRWQFGLAAPLVVEWTSRITRRIPLRLIAWESVSGLTNRGSAEFFPTERGCRLKLTLSFDSPSGLAGEFLQRLGVERWVDENLIDDLRRFQSLVEQDTPRQPVA from the coding sequence ATGATCGAGCGGTCAATCGAGGTAGAAGTGGCAGCGCCCCTGGCAGCGGTCTACGCGATCTGGGCCGATCTCGAAAATCTGCCGCGCTGGATGCGCTTTGTCAAATCGGTCCGGATTCTACCAGGGACAGAAGATCTCTCGCGCTGGCAGTTCGGTCTCGCAGCGCCGCTTGTCGTGGAGTGGACTTCGCGGATCACCCGCCGCATTCCCCTCCGGCTCATCGCCTGGGAGTCCGTTTCTGGCCTCACCAATCGCGGTTCAGCCGAATTTTTTCCGACCGAGCGCGGCTGTCGCCTCAAGCTGACCCTCAGCTTTGATAGCCCGAGTGGACTCGCGGGTGAATTTTTGCAGCGGCTGGGCGTCGAGCGCTGGGTGGACGAAAACCTGATCGACGATCTCAGGCGCTTTCAGTCCCTGGTCGAGCAGGACACCCCCCGCCAGCCCGTAGCTTAG
- a CDS encoding FKBP-type peptidyl-prolyl cis-trans isomerase, translating to MDNRRLFASQFCAGLLLAAASTLAVCLQSPAPTSAAPSTPSTTTKGKNSMSQQYATTPDGLKYLDEVVGTGATPKTGQKVTVHYTGTLEDGRKFDSSRDRGQPFSFVLGVGQVIKGWDEGVATMKVGGKRKLVIPPSLGYGARGIGPIPPNSTLLFDVELLGVQ from the coding sequence ATGGACAACCGACGATTATTTGCTTCCCAATTCTGCGCCGGGCTGCTTCTGGCTGCCGCCAGCACCCTGGCGGTTTGCCTCCAATCGCCTGCACCCACAAGCGCCGCTCCCAGTACACCCAGCACCACTACCAAAGGAAAAAACAGCATGTCTCAGCAGTACGCGACCACTCCCGACGGTCTTAAGTATCTCGACGAAGTGGTCGGTACCGGGGCGACGCCCAAGACAGGTCAGAAGGTGACCGTCCACTACACCGGTACCCTCGAAGATGGCCGCAAGTTCGACTCCTCCCGCGATCGGGGCCAGCCGTTTTCGTTCGTCCTCGGCGTCGGCCAGGTGATCAAGGGCTGGGACGAGGGGGTAGCGACGATGAAAGTGGGCGGCAAGCGCAAACTGGTGATCCCGCCCAGCCTCGGCTATGGTGCTCGCGGCATCGGGCCGATTCCACCCAACTCGACGCTGCTGTTCGATGTCGAGCTGTTGGGCGTGCAGTAA
- a CDS encoding SRPBCC family protein, with protein sequence MDRRFEQQIEIAADLATVDRCITEPVLMRQWLNPLLGCESVGEWSTKPGGRFRFTLHLPLLSPALDCEVIERALGLVVWRFTGFFEGTDHWEGQPHPFGVRLVNRFCFTIPNPLVRTGFDLFASNLTRSDMQAQLHRLKVVAEQQQSRYPDSNGS encoded by the coding sequence ATGGACAGGCGCTTTGAGCAGCAGATCGAGATTGCCGCCGATCTGGCCACGGTCGATCGCTGCATCACCGAACCAGTTCTCATGAGGCAGTGGCTCAATCCACTTTTGGGCTGCGAGAGTGTCGGCGAGTGGTCCACAAAACCAGGCGGGCGCTTTCGTTTCACGCTCCATCTGCCACTGCTGTCACCTGCCCTCGACTGTGAGGTGATCGAAAGAGCCTTGGGACTGGTGGTCTGGCGCTTTACGGGCTTCTTCGAGGGCACCGACCACTGGGAGGGCCAGCCACACCCGTTCGGCGTACGGCTCGTCAACCGTTTTTGCTTTACGATCCCGAACCCTCTTGTGCGCACAGGCTTCGATCTTTTTGCCAGCAACTTGACCCGCTCGGACATGCAGGCGCAACTGCACCGTCTGAAGGTCGTGGCCGAGCAACAGCAGAGCAGGTATCCTGATAGCAACGGTTCTTAA
- a CDS encoding peroxiredoxin family protein translates to MTANSGLFNRRFARNFVPLPGFRVPEVGQNAPDFTLPRVGGEPVRLSALRGQPVVLAFTRIFTEKLFCPFCYPHIQDLKQRYGEIKKVGAELLMVSSTDARQSAQVVADLELPYPFLYDPDCRIFRLYGAGQALGAPLPAQYIVDAKGRILYRHLFSFIDSNASTDEVLGVLAEAERLQQRSY, encoded by the coding sequence ATGACTGCGAATAGCGGACTTTTTAACCGGCGCTTTGCCAGGAACTTTGTGCCCCTGCCCGGTTTTCGTGTCCCGGAAGTGGGTCAGAATGCCCCGGATTTTACGCTCCCCCGCGTCGGGGGTGAGCCCGTGCGTCTTTCAGCCCTGCGCGGTCAGCCAGTGGTACTTGCCTTTACGCGCATCTTTACAGAAAAGCTCTTCTGCCCCTTCTGTTATCCGCACATCCAGGATCTCAAGCAGCGCTACGGCGAGATCAAAAAGGTCGGGGCAGAACTGTTGATGGTGAGCAGCACCGACGCCCGCCAGAGCGCTCAGGTCGTAGCCGATCTGGAGCTACCGTACCCGTTTCTTTACGACCCTGACTGCCGGATCTTCCGGCTCTACGGGGCCGGTCAGGCTCTCGGCGCACCGCTACCGGCACAGTACATCGTCGATGCCAAGGGCCGCATCCTCTACCGCCACCTGTTTTCGTTCATCGACAGCAACGCTTCTACCGACGAGGTGCTCGGGGTACTGGCAGAGGCGGAGCGGCTGCAGCAACGCTCCTACTAA
- a CDS encoding MoaD/ThiS family protein — protein MSVTVLIPTPLRKLTNERSTVQCSGNSVSEILDSLEGHCPGIKARLCAENGELRRFVNFYVNSEDIRFLQGRDTPLKDGDEVSIVPAIAGG, from the coding sequence ATGTCCGTCACCGTTTTGATTCCGACCCCGCTGCGCAAGCTCACCAACGAGCGCTCGACCGTCCAGTGCAGCGGCAACAGCGTCTCCGAAATACTCGACTCGCTGGAGGGCCACTGTCCGGGGATCAAGGCCCGCCTGTGCGCCGAGAACGGCGAGTTGCGCCGCTTCGTCAACTTCTACGTCAACAGCGAAGACATTCGCTTTTTGCAGGGCCGCGACACCCCCCTCAAAGACGGCGACGAGGTAAGTATCGTCCCGGCAATTGCGGGCGGTTAG
- the thrC gene encoding threonine synthase has product MTQTPIRSTSTLRGLRCRECGAEYAAEARHVCEWCFGPLEAAYDYEAIRSRVSHQSIAAGPRSIWRYRPFLPVSGERLIDLGTGLTPLIRSERLARRLGLKALYLKNDAVNVPSLSFKDRVVSVALTRARELGFTTVSCASTGNLANATAAIAAHAGLECYIFIPADLEAGKVLGTLIYGPQVLAVDGNYDQVNRLCSEVADRHGWGFVNINLRPYYSEGSKTLAFEVAEQLDWQLPDHVVAPIASGSLYTKIYKGFQELIKTGLVADKPVRMSGAQASGCSPVAEAFRGGQDFVTPVKPATIAKSIAIGNPADGIYALDIARKSGGSIADVSDSEIIEGIKLLAQTEGIFTETAGGTTVAVLKKLVEAGQIDPEETTVVYITGNGLKTQEAIAPYAGEPLQIEPSLASFERALERARTLDRLDWQQTLV; this is encoded by the coding sequence ATGACCCAGACACCGATTCGTTCTACCAGCACCCTGCGCGGACTGCGCTGCCGCGAGTGCGGTGCGGAGTACGCCGCAGAAGCCCGCCACGTCTGCGAGTGGTGCTTTGGTCCCCTCGAAGCCGCCTACGACTACGAGGCGATCCGCTCGCGGGTGAGCCACCAGAGCATCGCCGCCGGACCGCGCTCGATCTGGCGCTATCGGCCTTTCTTGCCGGTGAGTGGCGAGCGGCTTATCGATCTGGGCACGGGCCTGACGCCTTTGATTCGCTCCGAGCGGCTGGCAAGGCGGCTCGGGCTGAAGGCGCTCTACCTCAAAAACGACGCGGTCAATGTACCGAGTCTGAGCTTCAAAGACCGCGTCGTCTCGGTCGCCCTGACGCGGGCGCGGGAACTGGGCTTTACGACCGTATCGTGCGCTTCGACCGGCAACCTCGCCAACGCCACCGCCGCCATCGCCGCCCACGCCGGGCTCGAATGCTACATCTTTATTCCGGCGGATCTGGAGGCGGGCAAGGTGCTGGGCACCCTCATCTACGGCCCGCAGGTGCTCGCCGTCGATGGCAACTACGATCAGGTCAACCGCCTCTGTTCGGAAGTCGCCGATCGCCACGGCTGGGGCTTTGTCAACATCAACCTCCGCCCCTACTACTCCGAAGGTTCAAAGACGCTCGCCTTCGAGGTGGCCGAGCAACTGGACTGGCAATTGCCCGACCACGTCGTTGCCCCGATCGCCTCGGGCTCGCTCTACACCAAGATCTACAAGGGTTTTCAAGAACTGATCAAAACCGGGCTGGTGGCCGATAAGCCGGTGCGCATGAGCGGTGCCCAGGCCAGCGGTTGCTCGCCCGTCGCCGAAGCGTTCAGAGGGGGCCAGGATTTTGTCACGCCGGTCAAACCCGCCACGATCGCCAAGTCGATCGCGATCGGCAACCCGGCGGACGGCATCTACGCCCTCGACATCGCCCGCAAGAGCGGCGGCTCGATTGCAGATGTCTCCGACAGCGAGATCATCGAAGGGATCAAGCTCTTGGCCCAGACCGAGGGCATCTTCACCGAGACCGCCGGTGGCACGACCGTGGCCGTCCTCAAAAAACTGGTCGAAGCCGGGCAGATCGACCCGGAGGAGACGACGGTGGTCTACATCACCGGCAACGGCCTCAAGACCCAGGAAGCGATCGCTCCCTACGCCGGTGAGCCGCTGCAGATCGAGCCCAGCCTCGCGAGCTTCGAGCGCGCCCTTGAGCGGGCCCGCACCCTCGATCGGCTCGACTGGCAGCAGACGCTCGTCTGA